From Streptosporangium album, the proteins below share one genomic window:
- a CDS encoding asparagine synthase-related protein, whose product MRVYLGLSAKHPETGIPDAMLHAVRGAIEAAFPVPAEVIRSREWHRPGVSLFAWTNEPDDSRQPALLATGHDRVTGVNGHLAAPGEVDRLAGMPELSTEAVGGCFSVFRASGRELSAATAIHRVCPVYYAETPDVHVIGSRALLVHLAARGDRVEWDVLALQSLIRQGYFLSDETPYLGVTALPPSSSVTVAGGSRTIARTPLPTAAPAPTSRRQKKALIEELADALLATVEPLRAAGEPVNLALTGGRDSRLVAAVLHAAKVPFRATTNGLDDHPDVVIAGRIARALRVEHTVIPPVRAEKKDAILVEHPLARTYETLRACEGMTSAYESIVGYLPYNARPTMSGQSGEVLRAGTFLLLQSDLSAKALGRRVDATFLRDPALFGEAANAHARELARPWKERPGLEALDHMYVSYRIGRWQAGSRAGALRRGDPIWPFLDNRVVRAALGLDQTWRLSEEAIYELISGFAPSLRNIPIEGKPWRFSVGRRYHPWQRRPQSLTAPKTGAGWNWRTGPGEALTTVLRDHVLDHLDLLAPIVNPDEVRGLFAGPVLKKPTQAWHLYTVATMLAGAYPGKAPEGLAPIRVPIPS is encoded by the coding sequence ATGCGTGTATATCTCGGCCTCTCGGCCAAACACCCGGAGACCGGCATCCCGGATGCAATGCTGCACGCCGTCAGGGGCGCGATCGAGGCCGCGTTCCCCGTCCCCGCGGAGGTCATCAGGTCCCGCGAGTGGCATCGCCCCGGCGTCTCCCTGTTCGCCTGGACCAACGAGCCGGACGACTCCCGGCAGCCGGCTCTGCTGGCCACCGGACACGACAGGGTGACCGGGGTGAACGGACATCTGGCCGCTCCCGGCGAGGTCGACCGGCTGGCGGGCATGCCGGAGCTGAGCACCGAGGCGGTCGGCGGGTGCTTCTCGGTGTTCCGCGCGAGCGGTCGTGAGCTGTCGGCCGCTACCGCGATCCACCGGGTATGCCCGGTCTACTACGCCGAGACCCCCGACGTGCACGTGATCGGCAGCCGCGCGCTGCTGGTCCACCTCGCCGCCCGCGGCGACCGGGTCGAGTGGGACGTGCTCGCGCTGCAGTCGTTGATCCGGCAGGGGTACTTCCTCTCCGACGAGACGCCCTACCTCGGGGTGACCGCGCTGCCGCCGTCCTCGTCCGTCACCGTCGCCGGCGGCAGCCGTACGATCGCCCGGACTCCGCTCCCCACCGCGGCGCCCGCCCCCACCTCGCGCAGGCAGAAGAAGGCGCTCATCGAGGAGCTGGCCGACGCGCTGCTCGCGACCGTGGAGCCGCTGCGCGCGGCGGGTGAGCCGGTGAACCTGGCGCTGACGGGCGGCAGGGACAGCCGCCTGGTCGCCGCGGTGCTCCACGCCGCCAAGGTTCCGTTCCGCGCGACCACCAACGGACTGGACGACCACCCCGACGTGGTCATCGCCGGGCGGATCGCCCGGGCGCTCCGCGTCGAGCACACGGTCATCCCCCCGGTCCGCGCGGAGAAGAAGGACGCGATCCTGGTCGAGCACCCGCTCGCGCGGACCTATGAGACGCTGCGCGCCTGCGAGGGCATGACCTCGGCCTACGAGTCCATCGTCGGCTACCTCCCCTACAACGCCAGGCCGACCATGTCCGGGCAGAGCGGCGAGGTCCTGCGCGCGGGGACCTTCCTGCTGCTCCAGTCGGATCTGAGCGCCAAGGCGCTGGGCCGCCGGGTGGACGCCACATTCCTGCGTGATCCGGCGCTGTTCGGCGAGGCGGCCAACGCGCACGCCCGCGAGCTGGCCCGGCCGTGGAAGGAACGGCCGGGGCTGGAGGCGCTCGACCACATGTACGTCTCCTACCGGATCGGCCGCTGGCAGGCCGGCTCCCGGGCGGGGGCCCTGCGCCGGGGCGATCCGATCTGGCCGTTCCTCGACAACCGGGTGGTGCGCGCGGCGCTGGGCCTCGACCAGACCTGGCGGCTGTCGGAGGAGGCGATCTACGAGCTCATCTCCGGGTTCGCACCGTCGCTCCGGAACATCCCGATCGAGGGCAAGCCGTGGCGCTTCAGCGTGGGCAGGCGCTACCACCCCTGGCAGCGGAGGCCACAGTCCCTTACGGCGCCGAAGACCGGTGCCGGCTGGAACTGGCGGACCGGTCCCGGAGAGGCGCTCACGACCGTGCTCCGCGACCATGTTCTCGACCACCTCGACCTGCTGGCCCCGATCGTCAACCCCGACGAGGTCCGCGGGCTGTTCGCCGGACCGGTGCTCAAGAAGCCCACCCAGGCCTGGCACCTCTACACCGTGGCCACGATGCTGGCCGGCGCCTACCCCGGAAAGGCACCCGAGGGTCTCGCCCCCATCCGCGTGCCCATCCCCTCGTGA
- a CDS encoding helix-turn-helix domain-containing protein — protein MTSLPERVGAPADDTRGILNAGAARFRYDRHACHPSLSPFVEHHWIIRWDLEEPYEQRVVSHPSVNLVFQERGSQVAGVITGDYLETLTGAGVVVATRFHPGGFRPFVGAPVSTITDRSVPVAEIFGAPADVTARAVLAASDAEAVALLDALLLLRLPPRDPVAEHVSALVAWIAEHPGITRVDDLAALHGTTVRTLQRLFDEYVGVPPKWVIRRYRIHEAAERATTATDWSRLAYDLGYSDQSHFTRDFTSVVGVPPTAYARTVRSG, from the coding sequence GTGACCTCCCTGCCAGAGCGCGTCGGGGCTCCCGCCGACGACACGCGGGGCATCCTCAATGCGGGCGCGGCCCGTTTCCGCTACGACCGTCACGCCTGCCACCCCTCGCTCTCCCCTTTCGTGGAGCACCACTGGATCATCCGCTGGGACCTGGAGGAACCGTACGAGCAGCGGGTCGTCTCGCATCCGTCGGTGAACCTCGTCTTCCAGGAACGGGGCTCCCAGGTGGCAGGGGTGATCACAGGCGACTACCTGGAGACTCTGACAGGCGCCGGTGTCGTGGTGGCCACCCGCTTCCACCCCGGCGGTTTCCGCCCCTTCGTCGGCGCCCCGGTCTCCACGATCACCGACCGTTCCGTGCCCGTCGCGGAGATCTTCGGCGCCCCGGCCGACGTGACCGCCCGGGCCGTGCTCGCGGCCTCCGACGCCGAGGCCGTCGCCCTGTTGGACGCCTTGCTCCTGCTACGGCTCCCGCCTCGCGATCCGGTCGCCGAGCACGTGAGCGCTCTCGTCGCCTGGATCGCGGAGCACCCCGGGATCACCCGCGTCGACGATCTGGCCGCCCTGCACGGCACGACCGTGCGGACCCTGCAGCGCCTGTTCGACGAATATGTCGGTGTGCCTCCCAAATGGGTGATCCGCCGCTACCGCATCCACGAGGCCGCCGAGCGCGCGACCACCGCCACCGACTGGTCCCGCCTGGCGTACGACCTCGGCTACAGCGACCAGTCCCACTTCACCCGCGACTTCACCTCCGTCGTCGGAGTCCCTCCCACCGCCTACGCACGCACCGTCAGGTCCGGCTGA
- a CDS encoding MarR family winged helix-turn-helix transcriptional regulator: MNTVLLNARTADIIGLSPSDGQFLHLLELNGPLTPGRLSQLTGFSTGAVTGVVDRLEKRGFVHRERDMADRRKVLVVLDEDKSATELAPLYTEQGRHFTAVLADYSPAELALINGFLDRIAQTGPASTGAQP; this comes from the coding sequence GTGAACACGGTGCTTCTCAACGCCCGGACGGCCGATATCATCGGGCTGAGCCCCAGCGACGGTCAGTTTCTGCACCTGCTGGAGCTGAACGGGCCCCTCACCCCCGGACGCCTGTCCCAGCTGACGGGCTTCAGCACCGGTGCGGTGACCGGAGTCGTCGACCGGCTGGAGAAAAGGGGTTTCGTCCACCGGGAACGCGACATGGCCGACCGCCGCAAAGTCCTCGTCGTCCTCGATGAGGACAAGTCCGCGACGGAGCTGGCGCCGCTCTACACGGAGCAGGGCCGGCACTTCACGGCTGTCCTCGCCGACTACAGCCCCGCCGAACTGGCACTCATCAACGGCTTCCTCGACCGCATCGCCCAGACGGGCCCGGCGTCGACCGGTGCCCAGCCTTGA
- a CDS encoding serine/threonine-protein kinase, with product MATALPDGDPQRLGEYRLAGRLGAGGQWVVYEAYAEDGRRVVIKVLHGDQAAQLGREATAAQRVASFCTASVIDVHLDGPRPYIVSEYVEGPNLRKAITGGRRFADGDLHRLATAIAAALTAIHDAGVVHGDLKPDNVLLGPDGPRVIDFGIAGTREMSLTVTGLMTGTPTCTAPEVFTGQRAGAPADVFAWGCIVMYAAAGTDPFEAESLGGIMHRVLSVNPDLNVLPDTLRPLVAAALRKDPFGRPTARALLLSLVSGGKGLDVARLLTERDFLEAAAGFTRRRARWNRLVGSGWRRRWRRPFT from the coding sequence ATGGCGACGGCGCTGCCTGACGGGGATCCGCAGCGGCTCGGAGAGTACCGGCTGGCCGGCCGGCTGGGTGCGGGCGGCCAGTGGGTGGTCTACGAGGCGTACGCCGAGGACGGCCGCCGAGTGGTGATCAAGGTATTGCATGGTGATCAGGCCGCGCAGCTCGGGCGCGAGGCCACGGCCGCGCAGCGGGTCGCCTCTTTCTGTACGGCAAGCGTGATCGACGTCCACCTCGACGGGCCACGGCCGTACATCGTCAGCGAGTACGTGGAAGGGCCGAATCTACGCAAGGCCATAACCGGGGGGCGCAGGTTCGCCGACGGCGACCTACACCGGCTCGCTACGGCCATCGCGGCGGCGCTGACGGCGATCCACGATGCCGGAGTGGTCCATGGGGATCTGAAGCCGGACAACGTACTGCTCGGCCCGGACGGCCCACGAGTGATCGACTTCGGTATCGCCGGGACCAGGGAGATGTCACTGACCGTGACCGGGCTGATGACGGGTACGCCGACCTGTACGGCGCCCGAGGTCTTCACCGGGCAGCGGGCCGGGGCCCCCGCCGATGTGTTCGCCTGGGGGTGCATCGTGATGTACGCGGCGGCCGGCACCGACCCGTTCGAGGCGGAGAGCCTGGGCGGGATCATGCACCGGGTGCTGTCGGTGAACCCGGACCTGAACGTGCTGCCCGACACGCTGCGCCCGCTGGTGGCCGCCGCGCTCAGGAAGGACCCGTTCGGACGTCCCACCGCGCGGGCGCTGCTGCTCTCCCTGGTAAGCGGCGGCAAAGGGCTCGACGTCGCACGGCTGCTCACCGAGCGTGACTTCCTTGAAGCGGCCGCCGGGTTCACCCGACGGAGGGCAAGGTGGAACCGGTTGGTGGGAAGCGGTTGGCGCAGGCGCTGGAGAAGGCCTTTCACCTGA
- a CDS encoding IS1380 family transposase encodes MRLSHAPAHTHAIFDDQHTVAYAGLLPVMRLAERCDLAGLAQEHVTIADRLGVNAPLKIGSIVAGMIAGADSIDDLDVLRHGGMDKLFAGIRAPSTLGSFLRCLTWGNVRQIGKVGRRLLARLAAHTPLLPGVDVLAFLDLDSMQKRIYGPTKQGAGFGHTKIQGKSLRVRGLNVLASALSTPLAAPVITASRLRGGTANSARGADTFVTESINTAREAGATGILLCRGDAAYYSAKVIGACRRADVRFSFTAKMDPKIKAAIAAIPQGAWTPISYPNAILDEESGQWISDAEVAETRYTAFTSKKGQAVTARLIVRRVKRLGEQTDPGHHPCYRYHAVFTDTPYELIQAEGQHRDHAIIEQIFADLISGPLAHLPSGNFAANAAWLALATISHNLLRAAGCLSGARCARARGATLRRHLIAVPARLARHGRGHITLHLPGHWPWQPAWMNLFDALRSPPLARAA; translated from the coding sequence GTGCGATTGTCTCACGCTCCCGCCCACACCCATGCGATCTTCGATGACCAGCACACGGTCGCCTACGCAGGCCTGCTGCCGGTGATGCGCCTGGCCGAGCGCTGTGACCTGGCCGGTCTGGCTCAGGAGCACGTGACCATCGCCGACCGACTCGGGGTGAATGCCCCGCTGAAAATCGGCTCGATCGTGGCCGGGATGATCGCCGGGGCCGACAGCATCGATGATCTGGACGTGCTGCGCCACGGCGGGATGGATAAGTTGTTTGCCGGGATCCGCGCCCCCTCCACGCTCGGGTCGTTTCTGCGCTGTCTGACGTGGGGCAACGTGCGGCAGATCGGGAAGGTCGGCCGCCGCCTGCTGGCCCGTCTGGCCGCGCACACACCGCTGCTGCCCGGCGTGGACGTGCTGGCGTTCCTCGATCTGGACTCGATGCAAAAACGGATTTACGGGCCGACCAAACAGGGCGCCGGGTTCGGGCACACCAAGATTCAAGGCAAGAGCCTGCGGGTCCGCGGTCTCAACGTGCTCGCCTCGGCCCTGTCCACCCCACTGGCCGCCCCGGTCATCACCGCCAGTCGGTTGCGCGGCGGCACCGCCAACTCCGCCCGCGGCGCAGACACCTTCGTGACCGAGTCGATCAATACGGCCCGGGAGGCCGGAGCCACCGGCATCCTGCTCTGCCGAGGCGATGCGGCCTACTACAGCGCCAAGGTCATCGGCGCCTGCCGGCGAGCCGATGTCCGGTTCTCCTTCACCGCGAAGATGGACCCCAAAATCAAGGCGGCGATCGCCGCGATCCCCCAGGGCGCCTGGACCCCGATCAGCTACCCCAACGCCATCTTGGACGAGGAATCCGGGCAGTGGATCTCCGATGCCGAGGTCGCCGAGACCCGCTACACCGCGTTCACCTCCAAGAAGGGGCAGGCCGTAACCGCCCGCCTGATCGTGCGCCGGGTCAAACGACTGGGTGAGCAGACCGACCCCGGCCACCACCCGTGCTATCGCTACCACGCCGTGTTCACCGACACTCCGTATGAGCTGATCCAGGCCGAAGGACAGCATCGTGATCACGCGATCATCGAGCAGATCTTCGCCGATCTGATCTCCGGGCCGCTGGCTCACCTGCCCTCCGGTAATTTCGCGGCCAACGCCGCCTGGCTGGCACTGGCCACGATCAGCCACAACCTGCTCCGCGCCGCCGGTTGCCTGTCCGGAGCCCGCTGCGCACGAGCACGTGGAGCCACTCTGCGCCGCCACCTCATCGCCGTACCCGCCCGCCTCGCCCGGCACGGGCGCGGCCATATCACCCTCCACCTGCCCGGCCACTGGCCCTGGCAGCCCGCCTGGATGAACCTCTTCGACGCGCTTCGCTCGCCACCGCTCGCCCGAGCCGCTTGA
- a CDS encoding selenium-binding protein SBP56-related protein, with the protein MPLIQPDPTFYPSAREAMSAPREGLAYVALLDTAGEGRPDGLATIDLSDGTIVGVHDMSVPGDELHHFGWNVCSAALCPYAPHPHVERRYLVLPGLKSSRIYIFDVKDDPWHPKLVKTIEPETVFKKTGYSRPHTVHCGTDAIYVSALGNVEGDAPGGVFTLDHDTFEPKGRWEADRGPQELHYDFWWHLGHDTMITSEWGTPNQIEAGPSLELLVGREYGHKLHVWDLSKRRHLQEIDLGDQHQMALELRPAHDPAKTHGFVNTVISVEDLSANIFTWYLEDGIWKARKIITIPAEPATADLLPEPLKQFGAVPPLVGDISLTLDDRILLVSCWGTGELKAYDVSDPFSPRETGSVRIGGIAERRPHPATPGRALNGGPQMVEASRDGRRVYFTNSLYRSWDDAFYPDGISGWMAKVDIADDGSLSLDPGFFVDFAPDGRRAHQIRLQGGDSSSDSYCFS; encoded by the coding sequence GTGCCGCTCATTCAGCCCGACCCCACGTTCTACCCGTCGGCCCGCGAGGCCATGTCGGCCCCTCGGGAGGGGCTCGCCTACGTCGCCCTGCTGGACACGGCCGGGGAGGGGCGTCCAGACGGGCTCGCCACGATCGACCTGTCCGACGGGACGATCGTCGGCGTGCACGACATGTCCGTCCCGGGTGACGAACTCCACCATTTCGGATGGAACGTATGCAGTGCGGCCCTCTGCCCGTATGCCCCGCACCCCCACGTCGAGCGGCGTTACCTGGTCCTTCCGGGCCTGAAGTCCAGCAGGATCTACATTTTCGATGTCAAGGACGACCCCTGGCACCCCAAGCTCGTCAAGACGATCGAACCGGAGACGGTCTTCAAGAAGACCGGCTACAGCCGCCCGCACACCGTTCACTGCGGCACCGACGCCATCTACGTCAGCGCGCTCGGCAACGTGGAGGGCGACGCCCCGGGCGGGGTTTTCACGCTCGACCACGACACCTTCGAGCCGAAGGGCCGGTGGGAGGCGGACCGGGGGCCACAGGAGCTGCACTACGACTTCTGGTGGCACCTCGGCCACGACACGATGATCACCAGTGAGTGGGGCACCCCCAACCAGATCGAGGCGGGACCCTCGCTGGAGTTGCTGGTCGGCCGCGAGTACGGCCACAAGCTGCATGTCTGGGACCTGTCCAAGCGCAGGCACCTGCAGGAGATCGACCTGGGCGACCAGCACCAGATGGCCCTGGAGCTGCGTCCCGCCCACGACCCGGCCAAGACCCACGGCTTCGTCAACACCGTGATCAGCGTCGAGGACCTGTCGGCGAACATCTTCACCTGGTATCTGGAGGACGGGATCTGGAAGGCCCGAAAGATCATCACCATCCCCGCCGAGCCGGCCACGGCCGACCTGCTGCCGGAGCCGCTCAAGCAGTTCGGCGCGGTACCACCCCTGGTCGGCGACATCTCGCTGACCCTGGACGACCGGATCCTGCTGGTCTCCTGCTGGGGCACGGGCGAGCTGAAGGCCTATGACGTCTCCGACCCCTTCAGCCCCCGCGAGACCGGCTCGGTCCGGATCGGCGGCATCGCCGAGCGCCGTCCTCACCCGGCCACCCCCGGGCGGGCGCTGAACGGCGGACCCCAGATGGTCGAGGCCAGCAGGGACGGGCGGCGGGTCTACTTCACCAACTCGCTCTACCGCTCCTGGGACGACGCCTTCTATCCCGACGGGATCTCCGGCTGGATGGCCAAGGTGGACATCGCCGACGACGGCTCGCTCTCCCTCGACCCCGGTTTCTTCGTCGACTTCGCCCCCGATGGCCGGCGTGCCCACCAGATACGCCTGCAGGGCGGCGACTCCTCCTCCGACTCCTACTGCTTCTCTTGA
- a CDS encoding SCO6745 family protein: MTDIRLARQSWRRLEPVHAMIYFVPEAAERYAALGLKRRAGYFASRGAAFGPASPELVIATFYNFCPTLVRQALPAAWDVTTPEKVTEARLDAAGAALRRAGVHEIKELAETAALARRAAERAGEHLQGRPLFAAHAALAWPDDPLLELWHAQTLLREFRGDGHVAALLAEGVGGLDALVLHGATGTTPTAFLKASRGWPEEEWAAAEEALRERGLLDGGELTEEGRTFRQRIEDRTDELALPAYAALSDDELARLAELARIFGRSVVDAGLLTFSL, translated from the coding sequence ATGACCGACATCCGACTGGCCCGTCAGTCCTGGCGCCGCCTGGAACCCGTCCACGCGATGATCTACTTCGTGCCCGAGGCCGCCGAGCGCTACGCCGCACTCGGCCTGAAGCGCCGCGCGGGCTACTTCGCCTCCCGTGGAGCCGCCTTCGGGCCGGCCTCGCCCGAGCTGGTCATCGCGACCTTCTACAACTTCTGCCCCACCCTGGTACGGCAGGCGCTCCCGGCCGCCTGGGACGTCACGACCCCGGAAAAGGTGACCGAGGCCCGTCTCGACGCCGCAGGCGCGGCCCTGCGCCGGGCGGGCGTCCACGAGATCAAGGAACTCGCCGAGACGGCGGCGCTCGCCAGAAGGGCCGCGGAGAGGGCCGGTGAGCACCTGCAGGGCCGGCCGCTGTTCGCCGCGCACGCCGCACTGGCATGGCCGGACGACCCGCTGCTGGAGCTCTGGCACGCCCAGACCCTGTTGCGTGAGTTCCGCGGCGACGGACATGTCGCGGCGCTGCTGGCCGAGGGCGTCGGCGGGCTGGACGCGCTGGTCCTGCACGGCGCGACCGGGACCACCCCCACCGCCTTCCTGAAGGCCAGCAGGGGCTGGCCGGAGGAGGAGTGGGCGGCGGCCGAGGAGGCGCTGCGCGAGCGCGGCCTGCTGGACGGCGGAGAGCTGACCGAGGAGGGGCGGACATTCCGGCAGCGGATCGAGGACCGCACCGACGAGCTGGCCCTTCCCGCCTACGCGGCGCTCTCGGACGACGAGCTCGCCCGGCTGGCCGAGCTGGCCCGGATCTTCGGCCGGTCCGTGGTCGACGCGGGCCTGCTCACCTTCTCCCTCTGA
- a CDS encoding SDR family oxidoreductase — MRVRDKVVVVTGAASGIGRAMALRFAAEGAAGVLVADLDEVGATEVAKQIGDRAVAVRADVSVEDDVRGLVTTAESAFGPVGLFCSNAGIITGHGLDATDLEWTRTVAVNVLAHVYAARAVVPGMVERGEGYLLNTCSAAGLVSCPGDAPYAVTKSAAISFAEWVAIHYATKGVKASVLCPQGVRTGMFEQGIAEDHLTARAVGASGAILDPDTVAGKVIEGLDAERFHIFPHPEVAEFVRRKADDPDRWLAGMARFVDSLEA; from the coding sequence ATGAGGGTGCGGGACAAGGTCGTCGTGGTGACCGGGGCCGCGAGCGGGATCGGGCGGGCGATGGCCCTGCGGTTCGCCGCCGAGGGTGCCGCCGGAGTGCTGGTGGCCGACCTCGACGAGGTGGGCGCGACCGAGGTGGCCAAACAGATCGGCGACAGGGCGGTGGCCGTACGGGCCGACGTGTCCGTCGAGGACGACGTGCGCGGTCTGGTCACCACGGCCGAGAGCGCCTTCGGGCCGGTCGGCCTGTTCTGCTCCAACGCCGGGATCATCACCGGCCACGGGCTGGACGCCACCGACCTGGAGTGGACCCGGACCGTCGCGGTCAACGTCCTGGCCCACGTCTACGCGGCGCGGGCCGTCGTGCCCGGCATGGTGGAGCGCGGCGAGGGCTACCTGCTCAACACCTGCTCGGCGGCCGGACTGGTGAGTTGCCCCGGCGACGCCCCCTACGCGGTGACCAAATCGGCCGCGATCTCCTTCGCCGAGTGGGTGGCGATCCACTACGCCACCAAGGGGGTGAAGGCCAGCGTGCTCTGCCCGCAGGGCGTGCGCACCGGCATGTTCGAGCAGGGAATCGCCGAGGACCACCTCACGGCCAGGGCCGTGGGCGCCTCCGGCGCCATTCTCGACCCGGACACGGTGGCCGGAAAGGTGATCGAGGGCCTGGACGCCGAACGGTTCCACATCTTCCCGCACCCGGAGGTCGCCGAGTTCGTCCGGCGCAAGGCCGACGACCCGGACCGCTGGCTGGCCGGGATGGCCCGCTTCGTCGACTCTCTGGAGGCATGA
- a CDS encoding SAM-dependent methyltransferase produces MSLRFHEIAESGHRILNPFTAEKLTLLGEVARLAPGMRQLDLACGKAEMLCQWSLRHGIEGVGVDISEVFLHAAGERARELGVDDRVRFEQGDAGAYLADPGAFDVVSCIGATWIGGGLEGTLKLMLPALKEGGILLVGEPYWISEPPEAAYEAFGMSPDAFTSLAGTFDRFEAAGVEVLEMVLTDADSWDRYVAGHWWTLSDWLRDNPGDPDVEGVRAFLESERRSHVEYGRRYLGWGVFVVRRR; encoded by the coding sequence ATGTCACTGCGTTTTCATGAGATCGCCGAGAGCGGTCATCGCATCCTCAATCCGTTCACCGCCGAGAAGCTGACGCTGCTCGGGGAGGTCGCCCGGCTCGCACCCGGCATGCGCCAGCTCGATCTGGCCTGCGGGAAGGCGGAGATGCTCTGCCAGTGGTCCCTGCGGCACGGGATCGAGGGCGTCGGGGTCGACATCAGCGAGGTCTTCCTGCACGCGGCCGGGGAACGGGCCCGGGAGCTCGGCGTGGACGACCGGGTGCGCTTCGAGCAGGGGGACGCGGGGGCCTACCTGGCGGACCCGGGGGCGTTCGACGTGGTCTCCTGCATCGGGGCGACCTGGATCGGAGGTGGCCTTGAGGGCACGCTCAAGCTGATGCTCCCCGCGCTGAAGGAGGGCGGCATCCTCCTCGTCGGCGAGCCGTACTGGATCTCCGAGCCGCCTGAGGCGGCATACGAGGCGTTCGGCATGAGCCCGGACGCGTTCACCTCGCTGGCCGGGACCTTCGATCGGTTCGAGGCGGCTGGGGTCGAGGTGCTGGAGATGGTCCTCACCGACGCCGACAGCTGGGACCGCTACGTGGCGGGCCACTGGTGGACGTTGAGCGACTGGCTGCGCGACAACCCCGGCGATCCCGACGTCGAGGGGGTGCGCGCGTTCCTGGAGAGCGAGCGCCGCTCGCACGTGGAGTACGGCAGGCGGTACCTCGGCTGGGGCGTCTTCGTGGTGCGTCGCCGTTGA
- a CDS encoding serine hydrolase domain-containing protein, protein MSHPPAFEPGMDWGYSNTNYILAGMVIERATGGTLADEISRRITHPLGLAGTYLPRGDDPTICGPHSRHYSKLYLTDPGAEIYDVTEMDLGGTYYNTNAQVEALQKLLRKLPDLTTPAPPSAERPKPGQARQLDDREPQKALSGSRGEVSNSPAKPARVPPGNRST, encoded by the coding sequence ATGTCCCATCCGCCCGCCTTCGAACCGGGCATGGACTGGGGGTACTCCAACACCAACTACATCCTCGCCGGGATGGTCATCGAGCGGGCGACCGGCGGGACGTTGGCCGATGAGATCTCGCGGCGGATCACCCACCCGCTCGGCCTGGCCGGGACGTACCTGCCGCGCGGCGATGACCCGACGATATGCGGACCACACTCACGGCACTACTCGAAGTTGTACCTGACCGACCCCGGCGCCGAGATCTACGACGTGACCGAGATGGACCTTGGGGGAACTTACTACAACACAAACGCGCAGGTAGAAGCACTGCAGAAACTGCTACGGAAGCTGCCCGACCTCACCACACCGGCTCCACCGTCCGCCGAGCGGCCCAAACCAGGGCAGGCACGGCAACTCGATGACCGCGAGCCCCAAAAGGCGCTCAGTGGTTCACGGGGCGAAGTGTCAAACTCGCCCGCGAAACCGGCCCGTGTTCCGCCGGGGAACAGGAGCACATAG
- a CDS encoding RNA polymerase sigma factor — MTAPDLTDPTEAISDAALLALSRRRPERFGEIYDRYVSEIHAYLGRRLDRQAADDLTAEVFLAAFRKRETFDPERGEVRPWLYGFATNLISSHRRTETRRLAALQRSATAHGGAEHSHEERVVTRIDAASAQGRLAAELRALPDGDRDVLLLSALGELSHEEVAKALDIPYGTVGSRLSRVRRKLRAALGGINPLLGGSDG, encoded by the coding sequence ATGACGGCTCCAGATCTCACCGATCCAACGGAGGCGATCAGCGACGCGGCCCTGCTGGCGTTGTCGCGCCGAAGACCCGAGCGGTTCGGGGAGATCTATGACCGGTATGTGAGCGAGATCCACGCGTACCTGGGACGGCGGCTCGACCGGCAGGCCGCCGACGATCTCACCGCGGAGGTGTTCCTCGCCGCGTTCCGGAAGCGCGAGACGTTCGATCCCGAGCGCGGTGAGGTCCGTCCGTGGCTGTACGGCTTCGCCACCAACCTGATCTCGTCGCACCGGCGTACCGAGACCAGACGGCTGGCTGCTCTGCAGCGCAGCGCCACCGCGCACGGCGGCGCGGAGCACAGCCACGAGGAACGCGTGGTCACCCGCATCGACGCCGCGAGCGCACAGGGGCGGCTCGCGGCCGAGCTGCGCGCCCTGCCCGACGGCGACAGGGACGTGCTGCTGCTGAGCGCGCTGGGCGAGCTGAGTCATGAAGAGGTGGCCAAGGCGCTGGACATCCCGTATGGCACCGTCGGATCCCGCCTGTCGCGGGTGCGCAGGAAGCTCCGTGCCGCCCTGGGCGGCATCAACCCCTTGCTTGGAGGCTCTGATGGATGA